Part of the Triticum urartu cultivar G1812 chromosome 2, Tu2.1, whole genome shotgun sequence genome, taataccgcgcacctttcgccggtatcatacaccccccatataccttcctcaaaacagccaccatacctacctatcatggcatttccatagccattccgagatatattgccatgcaaatttccaccattccgtttatcatgacacgctccatcattgtcatattgctttgcatgatcatgtagttgacatattAGTAGTGGCacagccaccgttcataattctttcatataagtcactcatgcatcattgccatcccggtacaccgccggaggcattcctatagagtcatactttgttctagtatcgagttgtaatctttgagttgtaaataaatagaagtgtgatgatcatcattaatagagcattgtcccaaataaaaaaagagaaaggccaaaaaaagggccaaaaaaagagaaaggccaaataaaaaaataaaggacaaataaaaaattaataaaaaggacaatgctactatcctttttttccacacttgtgcttcaaagtagcaccatgatcttcatgatagagagtctcttgttttgtcactttcatatactagtgggaaattttcattatagaacttggcttgtatattccaacaatgggcctcctcaagtgccctaggtcttcatgagcaagcaagttggatgcacacccacttagtttcttttgttgagctttcatacatttatagctctagtgcatctgttgcatggcaatccctactcactcacattgatatctattgatgggcatatccatagcccgttgatacgcctagttgatgtgagactatctacttcctttttgtcttctccacaaccaccattttattccacctatagtgttatgtccatggctcatgctcatgtattgcgtgaagattgaaaaagtttgagaacattaaaagtatgaaacaattgcttggcttgttatcggggttgtgcatgatttgaatactttgtgtgatgacgatggagcatagccacactatatgattttgtagggataactttatttggccatgttattttgaagagacataagtgcttagttagtatgcttgaagtattattatttctatgttaatattaaacttttatcttaaatctttcggatctgaatattcatgccacaattaagaagaattacattgaaattatgcctagtagcattccacatcaaaaattctgtttttatcatttacctactcgaggacgagtaggaattaagcttggggatgcttgatacgtctccaacgtatctataatttttgattgctccatgctatattatcttctggtttggacattattgggctttattatccacttttatattattttgggactaacctattaaccggaggcctagcccagaattgctattttttgcctatttcagagtttcgcagaaaaagaatatcaaatggagtccaaacggaatgaaaccttcgggaacgtgattttcggaacgaacatgttccaggagacttggaccctacgtcaagcaaccaacagggaagccacgatgtaggggggcacgcctaccccccaggcgcggcctccaccctcgcgggccccctgttgctccaccgacgtactccttcctcctatatatacctacgtacccccaaacgattagaaacggcgccaaaaccctaattccaccgccgtaactttctgtatccacgagatcccatcttggggcctgttccggagctccgtccgAGGGGGCATCGAtgacggagggcttctacatcaacaccatagcctctctgatgatgtgtgagtagtttacctcagaccttcgggtccatagttattagctagatggcttcttctctctttttggatgtcaatacaatgttctccccctctctcgtggagatctattcgatgtattcttcttttgcggtgtgtttgttgagaccgatgaattgtgtgtttatgatcaaatttatctatgaacactatttgaatcttttctgaattctttaatgtatgattggttatctttgcaagtctcttcgaattatcggtttggtttggcctactagattgatctttcttgcaatgggagaagtgcttagctttgggttcaatcttgcggtgtcctttcccagtgacagtaggggcagcaaggcacgtattgtattgttgccatcaaggataacaagatggggtttatttcatattgcttgagtttatccctctacatcatgtcatcttgcttaaagcgttactctgttcttatgaacttaatactctagatgcatgctggatagcggtcgatgtgtggagtaatagtagtagatgcaggcaggagtcggtctacttgtctcggacgtgatgcctatatacatgatcatacctagatattctcataactatgctcaattctgtcaattgctcaacactAATTTGTTCACACACCGTAAAAtgcttatgctcttgagagaagccactagtgaaacctatggcccccgggtttatcttccatcatattaatcttccaacacttagttattttcattgccttttattgtactttgcatctttatcataaaaataccaaaaatattatcttatcatatctatcagatctcactctcataagtgaccgtgttgggattgacaaccccttgtcgcgttggttgcgaggatttatttgttttgtgtaggtgcgagggactcgcgcgtagcctcctactggattgataccttggttctcgaaaactgagggaaatacttacgttactttgctgcatcaccctttcctcttcaagggaaaaccaacgcagtgctcaagaggtagcagtcaaCAAGGATCTCCGGGCCGCCGACGAGAACGATCTGGAAGAGGAGAAGCATCGCCCTCCGACCATGCCGCTGGCGGCCGAGGACAAATAGCCCAATCGATCTACCTCTTCTCCTGCTGAGGTGATGTTCATCGTTCTTGTTTTTTCCGTGTGATGTTCATCGTTCCTCTTATTTTCTTGGTTGATGTGCTAATCGTGTTAGTCATCTAGAAGATGAATGAAACTATGATGGGAAAGGACAGATGGACTGGGATATATTGCCTCGCTGTGCCGCTTGGTGGCTGAGATGCGGCAGCCCCATGCTCTGTTCCGATGGGCCTCCTCTGCTCGATGTTGCTGCTGGTTGAGGTTCGTCCTTCTCTGGTTCGTATGTTCTTCGCCGCTGCTTTGGATTCGTCGTGCTAATTTCGCATGTTTGCCTTCGTTTCCTTCATGGGCAGTTTGGTACGGTTTCCTGTTGTCGTTTGCGTCGAGCCTTGGGTCCGTCTCTCCTTCTCATTGAGGTTAGTACACTCCTCTTGTGCTTGCCTATAGAATGTTTGATGAAATGCATGTGTGCTGATGCTTGTTCTATGGTTCAGCGTACTTCTCCTGTTGCCGGCGCTTCTTCTTCTCGTCCGTCCTGCTGCTTACCCAACGTGCTTCTGCTTGCTGCCTCCGGTAAATAGGCCGTTCTGTTGCTTCTCTGACTGGCTGAGTGTTCATTGCATGCCTATGTGTCGTTGTGCTCTGACCGGTTGTTTTCTTTGTGTATTTCGCACTTTCGCAGGCTGTACGATCTCTTCTGTTGCTGTGTCATTCGACTCATCAAGGTTTTCTTCTTTCCTTTCTACTACATGTGTGCGTGTTTTACTTTCAGTATCTTCGTGTCACACTGTCTGCCTTGGTGATCTTTTAAATATCTGTATGTCATGCCGATCATTTAAATGTTCCGGATATGGTCGGGCGTTGTGTGTTGTTCGTTCTCGTGTTGCTTATATTTCATGTATGCATGTGAGCAGGATTTGTCCACTTGTTTCCGTTGTTATACATGTTTTGGAGGTCATGGTAACTTGATGCCCCCCGTGCTCACTCTTTCTGTTGTACACAGAAGCATATTTGTCCAATTCTCAGACTAATTTTTTGAAAGAAACCGCAGTTCATTACAACGCCAATTATGGATATGGATCCATCTTGCTGGACTAGATGTAATAAGAAAGCATGTGACAATTGCTTATGAATAGTATTTGTTGTACAAACATCCAATTAATTCTTGAGATACAATAGAGACACTATAATAGTACTACTTTAGTCAAATACATTATCCACTAATTGTTGTAGTGAAATGTCGCTCTAGCTATTAATTTGCATAATCTTGCATGGCAAACTATAGGCATGTGATCTCTATGGTGTTCCTGTAAATAAAGAAAACTGGAATATGTGTCTTCAAAATTTTCTATTTATATACAAAAACCATGCATTGGTACATATGAACCATATGAATAGGACTGAAGATCTATTTTTTGGGTCATGTTTGCGAGTTTTCTGTTATTTCCTCTCAGTGTGAATAGGACTGAAGAAGATGGACATAGCCCTTTAGGTAACTTCACTTTTTTTGAATAGCAAACTGCAGAACAATAGTTCTATGGTATATTTTCATTAAAAAACAGTATGTTACAAAGGGAAAGGTGAAAatagaaacaaaagaaaaaagatcTAAGCTAATGGGGCAGAGCCCTTATCCAATTTCTGTTTTGGGCAACATGAGAATCATTTAAAAATTGATCTGACAGCCTGCTTGAACAAGGTGGAATGCTCGCCTTTGATAGTGTGTTGAAGTAGTTGAAGATCCTTTTTTTAATTCAAGCCTCTAATTTGAGACTGTCGGCTGGATGTTTCTGAAGACCTTGCCATCTCACTTTGTCCTGGATTAATAAAAGATTACAAATTTATTTGTCTAAATAGGACAGGTTATTTACGAAGGTATACCATTTCTATTGACTGGATAATTTACATGTTGGCAAGGACTTATTGGTGCAGCCTGGTCATAATTGCTCGGCCAATTTCCCAACCCAAATCCAGAACCGCTTCATCTTTAGATCTTTACATGATTGATGAAATGCCTTAGAGACTAAGATCTACACTTTGTTTTTCTCCGTTCTCCTTCTCACGGATTAACCGATGGCTGTAAGACCTAGAGAAGCATTAGGAACTGGTCTGCAGTGTCTTCCAGTGTATGCGTACACACAATTCaatttccttttctttttgccCTTTGTATAGATGATGTGGTTGAGTTACGAAGCCTCTTCTTGTAGTGTTGTCTGCAAGGCCGAAGGGAAGTTATTAATGCATTTGAGCAGCTCTATCTGATTGTTCATCTCCTGAACCTATTTTAGTTGATATATAAGTGTTCTCTATTTCAGAAAGACAGAACACGAGATTGTGCCCCCTCTTGCTCCAGGTGCATGTTCCTGCCCTCCTTTCCCCTCTGATTTGACTTGCTTTACCTTGTGTGAAGTTTTATACTTTCAACTTTACAAAGCTATATCAATTTTGCTTTCAACTGTACTTGGCTACACCTGTAACATGATGCATTTCTCTTTCAGTTTATTGAATACATTTTGAAGAAGTGAATGCTCTATCCGGTACTGTCCTATGACTCATTTAACAGTCCGTCAATTTGCTCACAAACCTCCTCATGTACAGCATACAATGAGTATTCTGTCACATATCACACAACATCTTGATCTTTCAGCTAATAATATGCTGTAATTTTTTAGGCGTATCACTGTTTGCAGCTTTTGGATTCCTTCTGTGTGTTGGGAGATAATGCTCTTAATAAACTTTAGCTTTCTGCAATGCTAGGTCGGACAAATTCAGTACTGAAAATCTAGACTGTTCTTTCCACTCGATAACAACTTCTATGCTTGCGCCACCATGATATCACTACAACATTTCCCTGGAAAATTTTATTAGTTGCATGTAAACTGAATTGATTTACCAGTAAAAACCTGGACAACTCATTTCAGTCCCTAACAACAATTATGGCATTACCAGGATATGTCATGTATGTGCTCTGAGTCGTAGTAGGATGCAAAAAGTACAATAAGAGATAGAATGTATGGACTATGGCTAGCAGTAACATTTTATTGACTTGTGCAGTATTTGATACTATCTATTTCTGCAGGCTATTCCTCATGTTGCAACCTTTTCCCATAGAATTGAATGGAAGATGGAAGAAATTGCAGGAGGTATACTTTGTGTTCCATTAGTCTTACTGTCAGATTTCCATGTTCAGTTATTCACACTATATTGTTGCTCGATATCTATAGCTTGCTATTATTTGAGCAGGAATGGTGTTTCCAGCGTGACATTCAAAACCAGTCAAGACTATAAAGGGGTTGTGAAGGACGAAATGCTATGGATCCAGAGTGGGAGGGGAGAGTTACCAACAATGTATCGAGGATAAACCGTGACATGGATTCCTAAGTTCCAACTTAAATAGCAAAATTATATAGGGAGAATGCCTGCATTTTGAAAACTCTATTACATAGTTTGAAGCTATGCTTCTTTCAAATTTCATTATTAAAAGGATCCTTATTATTGCCAATTTGTCAAGCATTTATTGTCGAATAACTCTTTGTTTCAAATGAGACCTGTGGCGCAAGGGGTAAATTTATTATACATCTTATTGTACACAACAtgcctcttctttttttattaaGAGGGGTTAAATTTGTTACCATATGTGCTTCCTCACAACTAAACCATGAATTTTCTTTTTGATATCTTTTTTTCAAACTCAGATATCTAATCATTATAACCATATTTTCAACTAAAACAATGCTTCCTTAGCTGGTTTGTACATGTTAcacaaatatctttttttcaaaCTCGGATTTCGCACCGCGATAACCACATTTTCAATATAACGTCGTTTAACACATGAGCTTTGTACTACCAATATTGAATAGGTTCTTGCAAAATTAAACTATTTTCATCGACAACATGGCTTTAGCGGGTCTCTGCGCCATTTGGCGCAACGGCTCAACTAGTTATATATATGAAAGGTCACCCCTAGAGGGTAGTGCCGGTTTCCCCATAAACCTATTGTCTTACAAGGTATCACGTTAGGTTACGTACGCTTCCGCCCAAACCCTAATCACCagacaccgccgccgccgcctcactTCCGATCCTACCGCCGCCATCGAGTGCCGCCGCATCCGGATCTACCAACGCAGGGTTCCTGTTGGCCTCCCTCGCGGCGCTTCTGTCCCGCCCGCTGGACGCAGCCGCCGTGCAGTCCCCGCTCGGGacaaggagcatgggctccttctTCTCGACTCCACCAGCCGCCTCGTTGTTCGTGCACGAGCTCGCGGTGCACACCACCGCCGCTTCGTCCGCATCTCCTGCCGCGGGTGCTGTCCTGTAACGaccggataatcatgctacagtaatcccacgaaaatcatgccacgtcacctcggttactgttgctaaCCTCGTAATGATTCGAAACCATTTCAAAATTTAAATTCAAAATATgtcaaacaacaaaagttttcaaaagttgaaacaaaaatgttcggtgagTGCTGAATAGTACAAGGGTAATTATAATAAAGAAAACATAGTTTTAGAAAGTGCCTAAATATTTCAAAATGCATTAAAACAGAAAAGAgtaataaataaaagaaaaaggagaaAACACAAAACCAGAAAACAAACtaacaaaaaaaggaaaagaagcCCCCTAATGGGCCACGGCCAACCTGGCCACCAGTCAGGCCGGCCCATTCCCTGCACCCCTCCCTGGCCTATATGGCCCGACTCCCCCGACCTAACCCTAGCCTAACCCCATTCCCTCACGATCcccacctccctctccctccagCGCCGCCAAGGGAGACCCCCCCACGCTCGATCCCCACTTCCCTCGCTCCTGAACCCCGCACTCCCCCTCGTTCCCCGCTCCCCACGTCGCTCGCTCTCCCTCCCCCATCGATTCAGATCGGGGGCTCGACCCCGCGGTGCtcccgacgccgcccgccgctCCGAGAACCCCCTGCCCGACGGCTCTCCTCCTCCCCAGCGGCTGCATCGCGTCATCTCCGCCCTTGTCATCGACCATCGCGACCCCGAGCTCCGGCGCCTTCCCGAGCTCATTTTTAGCACAACTACAGGGCCTCGTGAGCACGCTTCGTTCACCGTACGATGCCGTCCCTGGCCGCGCTCGCACATCCGCGTGCCATGCGCCTCCAATCGCCACCCCCATCTATTGCGCCTCCGCGCGCTGTTGGCCGCCTGGGCGCGCACTCCTCGGAAACCGCCCATGCTTGCAGCCCCCACTGCCGCGCCAGTGACCTCCCCCTTCGTCCAGCCGCGGCTCTGCTctgccagcgccgccgcccgcctgcGCCGCATCCGCCACGGCCGCCGCTGCCAGGTGCCGCTCGCCTCCGCCCTCGCTCGCCGGCCTCTCCGGCGCGGCCAGTGCCTCCCCTGGCCACACCATGGCCGTAGATGGCCCCCTGTGTGTGTGTGCCATAGCCAGGGCGTGGCCTTGTGCCACTGACCACAGGGGCCCACCCCCTGTTTAGAACGAATTTTAATAACAAATAAaattaatcaattaattaattagcaaatcaataaattaacttaattaactatGTTTAAATTAGCCTAACTACCTAATTTAGTTAATTAAAAATGGTAGTTTAGTTAGGTCTATGACAGAATGACCCCACATGtaagtttgacccagtcaacagccctgttgactgctgacatcatgctgatgtcatgatgATGTCATAACCCTGTTTTCTATTTAAATTAATTCTGTTTTTCCAAAATGATTTAAAAACTTTAataattcatagaaaataaaccgtatgtcggatgaaaataatttgtacatgaaagttgctcagaacgacgagacgaatccgaatatgcagcccgttcatccgtcacacatccctagcatagagaacacgCAACAATCCTCCTCCATTTCATCTGCCCGAAAACGtcaaacaccgggaatactttcccggatgttttcccccttcgccagtagcacctagtactgcgttaggccacccctagcaccgcgtattgccatgttatgctttgtgatgctttgtttactttgtatttactgtttcttcccccctcttcttctccggtagaccccgagactggcACTGATGCCATCGAGTTCGACTACGtcccgacgacccctccttgccagagcaaccaggcaagcccccccccttgatcaccagatatcgcctactcttctctatactgcttgcattagagtagtgtagcatgttactactttccgttaatcctattctgatgcatagcctgtccttgctactactgttgttacctttacctgc contains:
- the LOC125535622 gene encoding uncharacterized protein LOC125535622 isoform X1, with product MRQPHALFRWASSARCCCWLSLVRFPVVVCVEPWVRLSFSLSVLLLLPALLLLVRPAAYPTCFCLLPPAVRSLLLLCHSTHQERQNTRLCPLLLQAIPHVATFSHRIEWKMEEIAGGMVFPA
- the LOC125535622 gene encoding uncharacterized protein LOC125535622 isoform X2 encodes the protein MRQPHALFRWASSARCCCWLSLVRFPVVVCVEPWVRLSFSLSVLLLLPALLLLVRPAAYPTCFCLLPPAVRSLLLLCHSTHQERQNTRLCPLLLQFIEYILKK